The Anopheles moucheti chromosome 3, idAnoMoucSN_F20_07, whole genome shotgun sequence genome contains the following window.
ACCTTCCTGGTTGGTAACCTTGTAGTATGGCAACTTTGCGAGACGCTCTACCCAAGCGATCAGCTTCGGGTGTTTGGCTCCATCGATCGGAAAGACGATATGCATCGAAGAAATGGTAGCGATACAGCTCAGATCGGCCAGTGTCAACTGATTGCCCACAATATAATCATCGATGAGAGTGTCATTCAGCAGCTGATACGCACGGTAGACATTGTCAATCTTCTCCTGAGATACCTCCGTACTTTTGTAGTACAGTACAGATTCCTACGAATATACAAAAGAGCATGAAACAAGAAGCGTAATGCACGATATGATGAGAATGTGTTTACCATACAAAATCTCGCTCTGGCGAACAGTACGCCCGAATCGAAGTGCAACGCCGCATTGACCTTGGAACGAGTCACCGCGTCCGACGGATACAAACTATCATCTTTGCCATACTTTGTCACCAGATAGACGATGATCGCGTGGCTCTCCCATACGATCGTACCGTTGTCATCGATCAGCGGAATCGTGTGCTGGGGGTTCAACTTCACGAAGTCCTCCTTCAGATGGTCACCCGCGAACAGATTAATCGGGACGATCTCCAGCTCGAGCCCAAGTGCCTTTGCCGTCAGCTCCACCGATCGACCCGGTGGGCTTAACTTAGCCGTGTACAGTTTGATGGTCGAAGGCATCGTTTCTCCAGGGATGCGGTTACTGTCCGTTCCGTACAAATGTTTGCAATGGAATGAACATTCATTTCACGAATTCTATACTATTGCATACATGTGATTCCGCGATCACACGATGGGGTGGCAACATACGCACACAAGGGCAAACGCAGTTTGggaaacatttgcaaaaaCGCTTGATTAGATAATAAACGTTCGTTATAGGGAGGCCGAAACAAATTGAGGGATCGACGAAAAAACCGGCAAGCGAATGATGGTTTTACtgactgtttattttttacttttctaTGCGGTTGATAATTACTGtagtcgctttttttttcgactgcGATCAATATGTTTAtgttcgtttttatttgtgaatgtttagttTAGCGATTTTATTATCTTCTGTCGTCTGTGTCTTTTTCCTATTAATGTGTCGTTcttagttttgttttagcctgtggctttttgttttattgtgtaaTTATCAGTACATGATAAGAAAGATTTCTTTGCATATTACTTCCGAATCATGACATAgcacttttttatttaaagaaaataatctCTTGATTTTGTTGACAAATTCATTAAGCGTCTTCCTTACGCTTTAgcattttcctcctttttaGCAAGTACAAACTTGCCCAGTTCGGTACCACCGCCACCGTTAGCTTCCTCGTAGTATGGCAGCTGCTTCAAACGATCGATCCACCCATAAATCCGTGGATGTTCCGATCGTTCCAGCGGAACAACGCCCATTATGCTAGAAACCGTTGAAACGCAGCTAAAGTCGGCAATCGTCATTTTCGGTCCAGCGACAAAATCATCCACCAGTGTGTCCTCCAGCAAACGATACGATTTCTGCACGTACTCGACTCGATCCTCGGGAATATCTGATTGTCCGTAGAAAAGAATACGTTCCTGTTTGGGTGTGCGTCAAGAAAAGAAGTCAAGCATGTTCTAGAAGATTTGGTAAACGCGAGAGAAGTACCACTTACAAAAATGAAACGCATTCGTGCAAACAGAACACCAGATTCAAAGTGAAGGGCTGCATTCACGCGTGCCTGCGGAAGTGGATCCTTTGGGTACAGGGTGTCATCCTTGCCGTACTTCGTCACCAGATAGATCATGATCGCATGACTTTCGGTAATGATCGTACCATCGTCATCCAGCACCGGGATCGTATGTTGAGGGTTTAGCTAAAACGATCGCATGAAACAGTGTGATCATCATACACCAACTTTGCTAGAGATCAATTTGAAACCTTGAGCTGATACTAACCTTCAGGAACTCCGACTTCAAATGATCACCGGCGAGAAGATTAATGGTCTTCTGCTCCAGCTCCAATCCCAACGCTTTGGCTGTCATTTCCACGGCCCGGCACGGGGGGCTTAGGTGCAGCGTGTACAGAACCAGCTTTGGCATTTTGAGGCAAACACAGGACCGTTGCGAAGAAGCGACACACCCGTACTGATGGGTTTAGGTTTCGAGCATCGGATGTTGAAGCAATCATTTTCGGACGCGCATGGCTGTGTTCGTGGTACCAAGCGAGATAAGAAGGGGACTTTGCAAGTGTGCGTCTGTATTTATTGTGAAGTTAAAAAGCGCGTACCTTTTGTTGGGGGTAAGCGA
Protein-coding sequences here:
- the LOC128302650 gene encoding uncharacterized protein LOC128302650 is translated as MPHPVLYTVHLSPPCRAVELTAKALGLELDRKMVNLLAGDNLKPEFLKLNPKHTIPVLDDNGTIIGESHAIMIYLVQKFGKTDALYPSDIVQQARVNEALHFESGVLFARLRFITELVIFARKAEIPQDRIEYVRKAYRLLEDSLHDDFVAGPRMTIADFSCISTVASTVGFIPLDSSEFPRTAAWMERMKQLPYYEQANGIGATELGQFVVNQLAENAKYGCVASSQRSCVCLKMPKLVLYTLHLSPPCRAVEMTAKALGLELEQKTINLLAGDHLKSEFLKLNPQHTIPVLDDDGTIITESHAIMIYLVTKYGKDDTLYPKDPLPQARVNAALHFESGVLFARMRFIFERILFYGQSDIPEDRVEYVQKSYRLLEDTLVDDFVAGPKMTIADFSCVSTVSSIMGVVPLERSEHPRIYGWIDRLKQLPYYEEANGGGGTELGKFVLAKKEENAKA
- the LOC128301909 gene encoding glutathione S-transferase 1-like; the protein is MPSTIKLYTAKLSPPGRSVELTAKALGLELEIVPINLFAGDHLKEDFVKLNPQHTIPLIDDNGTIVWESHAIIVYLVTKYGKDDSLYPSDAVTRSKVNAALHFDSGVLFARARFCMESVLYYKSTEVSQEKIDNVYRAYQLLNDTLIDDYIVGNQLTLADLSCIATISSMHIVFPIDGAKHPKLIAWVERLAKLPYYKVTNQEGAEELAQEYRAKLAENRANAQ